Proteins from a single region of Lysinibacillus sp. JNUCC-52:
- a CDS encoding RNA polymerase II codes for MKFAVSFFSILVLVVSGVLFFQYQAYSSDLETGNGTFHYSQEIEIVYRENSLDIRHHFKNLPNQKVKIKWPEDATNPTCFIDNENSCNRLSEEVSYFEKGETKSQSVSYIIPIEGGLKDKMLLQNIFATLTNGEVSYSVIHISTDSKTVGQWITGLPLVGQQQLSLVNYTMFSGNGTASDLYWQAGELKAQEQTPVLTIYAQQAISKDFLKSLENLKFLNDEHIAIIQEKNPVAQHDERLLFLPTLTAQAVEQEVILSQIHSQYNFENSPAWLAEVVASYLVKDTIGSEKTKEMVQTLKDYMTASQQLAWQEAMDNLGQESISPETMDKLLSTVLNGKTSYFQLNAAQENGTYPLLMEDERSIYVDGIHKKDVHVILYEGQVLYSADTLLPYLGYTAGEGKNGYYVNSDNRTFRFPKESGFYVFNQRRYSTISDPIIKIVDHYYVEEAWLQRLFLVELQKSDGRIQVLTQAQE; via the coding sequence ATGAAATTTGCAGTCAGCTTTTTTTCAATTTTAGTATTAGTTGTATCGGGTGTGTTGTTTTTCCAATATCAGGCGTATTCATCGGATTTAGAGACAGGAAATGGTACATTCCATTATTCGCAGGAAATTGAGATTGTCTATCGTGAAAATAGTCTAGATATTCGTCATCATTTTAAAAACTTACCAAATCAAAAGGTAAAAATAAAATGGCCTGAAGATGCGACAAACCCAACATGTTTTATCGATAACGAAAATAGTTGTAATCGTTTATCTGAGGAAGTCTCCTATTTTGAAAAAGGAGAAACAAAATCACAATCTGTTTCATACATAATCCCAATTGAGGGTGGCCTAAAAGATAAAATGTTGCTTCAAAATATCTTTGCCACGTTAACGAATGGAGAAGTATCATATTCAGTCATTCATATTTCAACAGATAGTAAAACTGTTGGACAATGGATAACAGGTCTACCTTTAGTTGGTCAGCAACAATTATCACTTGTTAACTACACAATGTTTAGCGGCAATGGTACAGCGAGTGATTTATATTGGCAGGCTGGTGAGTTAAAAGCGCAAGAGCAAACACCTGTGTTAACAATTTATGCACAGCAAGCAATTTCAAAAGATTTCCTAAAGTCACTTGAAAATTTAAAGTTTTTAAATGATGAGCATATTGCGATTATACAAGAGAAAAATCCTGTTGCGCAGCATGACGAACGTTTATTATTTTTACCAACGCTCACAGCACAAGCAGTTGAGCAAGAAGTAATCCTTTCGCAAATTCATTCACAATATAATTTTGAAAATTCACCAGCATGGTTGGCTGAAGTTGTGGCATCCTATTTAGTGAAGGATACGATTGGTTCAGAGAAGACAAAGGAAATGGTGCAGACATTAAAAGACTACATGACTGCAAGCCAGCAGTTAGCATGGCAGGAAGCGATGGATAACCTAGGACAAGAATCCATTTCTCCAGAAACAATGGATAAGCTACTTTCAACTGTGTTGAATGGAAAAACTTCTTATTTCCAATTAAATGCAGCACAAGAAAATGGTACGTATCCATTATTAATGGAAGATGAGCGTAGTATTTATGTAGATGGCATTCATAAAAAAGATGTGCATGTTATTTTATATGAAGGTCAAGTATTATACAGTGCCGACACATTACTACCTTACCTAGGATATACAGCAGGCGAAGGGAAAAACGGTTATTATGTAAATAGTGACAATCGAACATTCCGCTTCCCGAAAGAATCTGGATTCTACGTGTTCAATCAACGTAGATATTCCACAATTTCTGATCCAATTATAAAAATTGTTGATCATTATTATGTAGAAGAAGCTTGGCTACAACGACTATTTTTAGTAGAACTACAAAAAAGTGATGGTCGCATTCAAGTTTTAACACAAGCACAAGAATAA
- the rsmD gene encoding 16S rRNA (guanine(966)-N(2))-methyltransferase RsmD encodes MRVVAGERKGMPLKAVAGSTTRPTTDKVKESIFNIIGPFFDGGTALDLFAGSGGLGIESLSRGAEHAIFIEKDAKAYQVLQENIKKCRYENCSELFRIDAKRAVKALLKRDILFNLVFLDPPYHHKEYYDLVQVLVDHDKVQPNGIILCEHAKEVELPTSFGAFLLQRQETYGGTIISVYRCAGEEGE; translated from the coding sequence ATGAGAGTAGTAGCAGGAGAACGTAAAGGAATGCCGTTAAAGGCAGTTGCAGGGAGTACAACAAGACCTACAACAGACAAAGTAAAAGAATCCATATTTAATATAATCGGTCCGTTTTTTGATGGTGGAACAGCATTAGATTTATTTGCAGGGAGCGGCGGGTTAGGAATAGAGTCGCTCAGCAGAGGTGCAGAACATGCTATCTTTATTGAAAAGGACGCTAAAGCATATCAGGTATTGCAGGAAAATATTAAGAAGTGTCGGTATGAAAACTGTTCTGAGCTTTTTCGTATTGATGCAAAGCGCGCTGTGAAAGCGCTCTTAAAGCGTGATATTTTGTTTAATCTTGTATTTTTAGATCCGCCTTACCACCATAAAGAATACTATGATTTAGTACAGGTGCTTGTCGATCATGATAAAGTACAACCCAATGGTATTATTTTATGTGAACATGCAAAAGAAGTAGAATTACCAACTAGTTTTGGTGCTTTTCTATTACAGAGACAAGAAACATATGGCGGAACGATTATTTCGGTCTATCGTTGTGCTGGGGAAGAGGGAGAGTAA
- a CDS encoding DUF7147 family protein, whose translation MPQQFIELGEGYGDVYELLEIIKTNQGRFHQAFILTSTKEDKKVASLAIALKPVGDSKFMPIYICREGIPFNEEKPSKRQMMFEESIEQLGRKAVVVEIKHSSIFSEPKLFYQYLIGIMRLHHYIPALN comes from the coding sequence ATGCCACAACAATTTATAGAATTAGGAGAAGGCTATGGCGATGTTTATGAACTACTTGAAATTATTAAAACGAATCAAGGTCGCTTTCACCAAGCCTTTATACTAACATCTACAAAAGAAGATAAAAAGGTAGCTTCTTTAGCTATCGCTTTAAAACCAGTCGGAGACAGTAAATTCATGCCGATTTATATTTGTCGCGAAGGCATTCCATTCAATGAAGAAAAGCCTTCCAAACGTCAAATGATGTTCGAAGAAAGTATTGAACAACTAGGTCGAAAAGCGGTTGTTGTAGAAATAAAGCACTCATCTATATTTTCGGAGCCAAAACTATTTTATCAATACTTAATTGGAATAATGAGACTTCATCACTATATTCCTGCATTAAACTGA
- a CDS encoding YlbF family regulator, which produces MMITSEWAIILDEADALCEMILSSEPANTLRLAYNAVYSDSELVEAIYAFGRMKEQYEDVQRFGKYHPDYHTIMKSIRQQKRSLDLNEKISALKLAENDFQDLLDEISLLIGKTVSEAVKVPVSNPFFASNSSCGSGCGSGGSCSCSA; this is translated from the coding sequence ATGATGATAACCTCTGAATGGGCAATCATTTTAGATGAGGCAGATGCGCTTTGCGAAATGATTCTTTCCTCCGAACCTGCGAATACGCTTAGGTTAGCGTATAATGCCGTTTATAGCGATAGTGAGCTGGTTGAAGCTATTTATGCATTTGGTCGCATGAAGGAGCAATACGAAGATGTACAACGTTTCGGAAAATATCATCCGGATTATCATACAATTATGAAATCGATTCGTCAGCAAAAGCGCTCACTCGATTTAAATGAAAAGATTTCAGCATTAAAGTTAGCTGAAAATGATTTTCAAGATTTACTAGATGAAATAAGCTTGCTTATTGGGAAAACTGTTTCTGAAGCAGTAAAAGTACCAGTAAGTAATCCGTTTTTCGCATCCAATTCTTCATGTGGAAGCGGTTGTGGGTCAGGTGGCTCATGCTCCTGTTCTGCATAA
- a CDS encoding PaaI family thioesterase, whose product MVTSSKGQIEELLATILQNSTAEDEEVLLHLLNGIHDKQQGIHRRYINAALHMVGNFEPDSSEVRIPITPVIHNTIKVPHGGIIATIADAAMGGLASRSVPAGFNVVTTNINVSYIATTTNKELIARGRFVHKGRQTLVMECDIEDETGRKLAIATASFFVIQRRQS is encoded by the coding sequence TTGGTAACATCATCTAAAGGACAAATTGAAGAATTACTCGCTACTATTTTACAAAATAGTACAGCGGAGGATGAGGAAGTATTATTACACTTGCTAAATGGTATTCACGATAAACAACAAGGTATACATCGCCGTTATATCAATGCTGCTTTACATATGGTAGGCAACTTCGAGCCAGACAGTAGTGAAGTACGGATACCGATTACGCCCGTGATTCACAATACCATTAAAGTTCCGCATGGAGGGATTATTGCGACAATAGCTGATGCCGCAATGGGCGGACTCGCATCGCGTTCTGTTCCAGCAGGCTTTAATGTTGTGACAACAAATATTAACGTGTCCTATATCGCCACTACAACCAATAAAGAGTTAATTGCACGAGGTCGTTTTGTTCATAAAGGACGTCAAACACTTGTAATGGAATGTGACATTGAGGATGAAACTGGTCGTAAACTGGCAATTGCCACCGCTTCGTTCTTCGTTATTCAGCGCCGTCAGTCATAA
- a CDS encoding UDP-N-acetylmuramoyl-L-alanyl-D-glutamate--2,6-diaminopimelate ligase, producing MQLAELLKDWPCSVTGGSIRTIITGVEDYAQAVKPGDIFIVRKGKKTSGSRFVKEALARGAAAVVSEESIAIPFSDQNIPFVWVPNTALFLSYASAKLAAFPAEALSVIAITGTNGKTTVSHFVSQLLKALHKNVAVIGTVGFFVNGQKQQTEYEQLTTLQAKELHPILKQCVRQGVTHVVLEASSMGLQQHRLDHCDIDCGVFLNLSEDHIEDHGGLEAYKRAKKRLADLSKKIVLNGDDNFCRSVGIYDKKKSCSFGFDNHNDLHIQIVSETIGKTVLCLQTSTTEHIIAIPFVGKYHVQNAVAAFMAVWRLGFSMDEVAEHMWELRLPEGRLERIDNPLGIEVYVDYAHTAEALQAVLQTFDSKKTIYLVFSCGGNRDKAKRFAMGAVASKYADVIFLTTDNPRDEDPIVINESIIAGFSEQQYYEIFLDRKVAIHQALAKAQKGDIVLVAGKGHEQTQQIKNQKFPFSDQQCIKDYFSVMTDGAE from the coding sequence TTGCAATTAGCTGAGCTATTGAAAGATTGGCCATGTAGTGTAACTGGTGGATCCATTCGCACAATCATTACTGGTGTAGAGGATTATGCACAAGCGGTGAAACCTGGAGATATTTTTATTGTGCGAAAAGGAAAAAAAACATCGGGCAGTCGTTTTGTAAAAGAAGCACTGGCAAGAGGAGCTGCGGCCGTCGTATCCGAGGAAAGTATTGCAATACCATTCAGCGATCAAAACATTCCTTTCGTTTGGGTACCGAATACCGCTTTGTTTTTATCATATGCAAGCGCAAAGCTAGCTGCTTTTCCAGCTGAAGCTTTGTCGGTAATTGCCATAACAGGAACGAATGGAAAAACAACAGTAAGTCATTTTGTAAGCCAATTACTAAAGGCTTTACATAAAAATGTAGCAGTTATTGGAACAGTAGGCTTCTTTGTTAATGGGCAAAAACAACAAACAGAATATGAGCAATTAACAACATTACAAGCAAAAGAGCTCCATCCTATTTTAAAACAATGTGTTCGTCAAGGTGTTACACATGTTGTTTTAGAAGCTTCCTCAATGGGATTGCAACAACATAGACTTGATCATTGCGACATTGATTGTGGAGTATTTCTAAATTTATCAGAGGATCATATAGAAGACCATGGAGGGCTAGAAGCGTACAAACGTGCTAAAAAAAGGTTAGCCGATTTATCTAAAAAAATTGTGTTAAACGGAGACGATAATTTTTGCCGATCCGTTGGTATTTACGACAAGAAAAAATCTTGCTCATTTGGCTTTGACAATCACAATGATTTACATATCCAAATTGTGAGTGAAACCATTGGAAAAACTGTACTATGTTTGCAAACGTCAACGACTGAGCACATCATTGCCATACCTTTTGTTGGTAAGTATCATGTGCAAAATGCAGTAGCTGCATTCATGGCGGTGTGGCGTTTAGGCTTCTCGATGGATGAAGTAGCTGAACATATGTGGGAACTAAGATTACCAGAAGGTAGACTAGAGCGCATAGATAACCCACTAGGGATTGAAGTGTATGTAGATTACGCACATACGGCAGAGGCATTGCAGGCAGTATTACAAACCTTTGATAGTAAGAAGACCATCTACCTTGTGTTTAGTTGTGGTGGCAATAGAGATAAGGCAAAACGTTTTGCAATGGGTGCTGTAGCAAGCAAGTATGCAGATGTTATTTTTTTAACAACTGATAATCCAAGAGATGAGGACCCTATAGTAATTAATGAAAGTATTATTGCTGGTTTTTCAGAACAGCAATATTATGAAATTTTTTTAGACCGTAAAGTTGCGATCCATCAAGCATTGGCTAAAGCGCAAAAAGGAGATATTGTGCTTGTTGCCGGAAAAGGGCATGAACAAACACAGCAAATAAAAAATCAAAAATTCCCTTTTTCCGATCAACAATGTATTAAAGATTATTTCTCTGTTATGACTGACGGCGCTGAATAA
- a CDS encoding YlbG family protein, with amino-acid sequence MNERQGLIVYVHQLKHAKSLRKYGHVHYISRKQKYVVLYCNREDIEMMTIKLQRLPFVKDVVESYRPFVKTEFENAKPDKAKEYDYKAGL; translated from the coding sequence ATGAACGAACGACAAGGGCTAATCGTTTACGTCCATCAATTAAAACATGCGAAATCACTTCGAAAATATGGTCATGTTCATTACATTTCTCGGAAGCAAAAGTATGTAGTATTATATTGCAATCGAGAGGACATTGAAATGATGACAATAAAATTACAACGCCTTCCATTTGTGAAAGACGTTGTAGAATCTTATCGTCCCTTCGTTAAAACTGAGTTCGAAAATGCAAAGCCAGATAAAGCGAAGGAATACGACTATAAAGCGGGGCTATAA
- a CDS encoding YugN family protein, with product MYFENTNLENLTADQELIENIMKNNGLECDGAWDYERMTFDRRFDTREGRYYLRVFAYAQSGDVGAHDAVLTLMKPALGKYYYPHGVEYGDDEVFPAHLVKKCDEILKKVRLDLEAFVVESPSNKKALETVNA from the coding sequence ATGTATTTTGAGAATACTAACCTTGAAAATTTAACAGCTGACCAAGAACTAATTGAAAACATTATGAAAAATAATGGATTAGAATGTGACGGTGCTTGGGATTACGAACGCATGACTTTCGACCGTCGTTTCGATACTCGTGAAGGCCGTTACTACCTACGCGTATTCGCATATGCGCAATCAGGTGATGTTGGTGCACACGATGCTGTCCTTACATTAATGAAACCAGCTCTTGGTAAATACTACTATCCACATGGTGTTGAGTATGGTGACGATGAAGTGTTCCCAGCTCATCTTGTAAAAAAATGTGATGAAATCTTAAAAAAAGTAAGATTAGACTTAGAAGCATTCGTAGTTGAGTCTCCTTCTAACAAAAAAGCGTTGGAAACTGTTAACGCTTAA
- a CDS encoding CAP domain-containing protein produces MKALFRILIACATIAFIGFMFFSTPKENEPLEGPNASSNIIPKTELEQPEVGAMTRPQSGMSTLIGQGIQVVLEQYGEPARKEPSSFGYEWWVYKTSVSTFFMLGVQNDVVTQVYIAGDKLDATPFKIGQKRDDIYRMTIIDYEVAANVGENIFIFSMSEEDMQTRLLIKFDGLFAQLYIDSETSALQGVRFTDSETLVLHQPYEMIYQGELVSPTPPSSFLQQDINEASTAQLDDLINVTRVHHDLAPLAFDEKLEEVAKLHSEDMKVQNFSGHESPTNGDLKKRLDSQEIAYSNANENLATAYFDAIEAMHGWLNSPEHRKVILNDKYTAVGSGVFLNYYTQIFMEPSKEKDDSEESVEETESDSHSNNSEF; encoded by the coding sequence ATGAAAGCTTTATTTCGCATTTTAATTGCCTGTGCAACGATTGCGTTTATCGGCTTTATGTTCTTTAGTACGCCCAAGGAAAATGAGCCGCTAGAAGGGCCAAATGCCAGTTCAAATATTATTCCGAAAACAGAACTGGAGCAGCCAGAAGTTGGAGCGATGACACGTCCGCAAAGTGGTATGTCGACATTAATTGGCCAAGGAATACAAGTTGTCTTAGAACAATATGGTGAACCAGCAAGGAAAGAGCCTTCATCGTTTGGTTACGAATGGTGGGTTTATAAAACAAGTGTATCAACATTTTTTATGTTAGGTGTGCAAAATGATGTTGTGACACAAGTATACATAGCGGGTGATAAGCTAGATGCTACACCTTTTAAAATAGGTCAGAAGCGGGACGATATTTACCGAATGACCATTATTGATTATGAAGTAGCTGCCAATGTCGGGGAGAATATTTTCATTTTCTCTATGAGTGAGGAAGATATGCAGACTAGACTACTTATAAAATTTGATGGGCTGTTTGCACAGCTTTATATTGATAGCGAAACGAGTGCACTACAAGGTGTTCGCTTCACTGATAGCGAGACGCTCGTACTTCATCAACCTTACGAAATGATTTATCAAGGGGAGCTTGTTAGTCCTACACCGCCTTCCTCATTTTTACAGCAGGACATCAATGAAGCTAGTACGGCACAGCTTGATGATTTAATTAATGTCACGCGTGTTCATCATGATTTAGCGCCGTTGGCATTTGATGAAAAATTAGAGGAAGTAGCTAAATTGCACAGTGAAGATATGAAGGTGCAAAATTTTTCTGGTCATGAGTCTCCAACAAATGGAGATTTAAAGAAACGTTTAGACTCACAAGAAATTGCTTATAGTAATGCGAATGAAAACCTTGCCACAGCATACTTTGATGCGATTGAAGCAATGCATGGCTGGCTAAATTCACCTGAACATCGCAAAGTGATTTTAAACGATAAATATACTGCTGTAGGATCAGGTGTCTTTTTAAATTACTATACACAAATTTTTATGGAGCCATCGAAGGAAAAAGATGATAGTGAAGAATCCGTAGAAGAAACTGAGAGTGACAGTCACTCAAACAATTCTGAATTTTAA
- a CDS encoding tartrate dehydrogenase, with protein sequence MNTYRIAVIPGDGIGKEVVPAAIEVLDKVAQLDGSFQFEWTTFPWGCDYYLETGKMMPDNGIELLKGYDQIFLGAVGMPNLVPDHISLWGLLIKIRREMKQSINVRPAKLLQGLPSPLRNPNGFDFVVVRENSEGEYSESGGRIHSGQDEIAIQNAIFTRKGTERAMRYAFNMAKTRRQHVTSATKSNGLTYSMPFWDEVFEEVGKDYEAIGQATNHIDALAAFLVMKPENFDVIVASNLFGDILTDLGGAIMGSIGIAPAANLNIEREYPSMFEPVHGSAPDIAGKGIANPLGQIWTGKMMLDFLGYQELGTKVLNAMEATLAQGIKTGDLGGTATMREVTDAILAQLSQ encoded by the coding sequence ATGAATACATATCGAATTGCTGTTATTCCAGGGGACGGTATTGGAAAAGAAGTAGTACCAGCAGCGATAGAAGTTTTAGACAAGGTTGCACAATTAGATGGAAGTTTTCAATTTGAATGGACAACATTTCCTTGGGGCTGTGATTATTATTTAGAAACAGGGAAAATGATGCCTGATAATGGGATTGAACTATTAAAGGGCTATGACCAAATCTTTTTAGGTGCGGTCGGAATGCCGAATTTAGTACCAGACCATATTTCCTTATGGGGATTACTAATTAAAATTCGCCGTGAAATGAAGCAATCTATTAATGTACGTCCAGCAAAGCTACTACAAGGTTTACCATCGCCATTACGTAACCCAAATGGCTTTGACTTTGTTGTAGTACGTGAAAACTCAGAAGGAGAATATTCGGAGAGTGGTGGTCGTATTCATAGCGGCCAGGATGAAATTGCTATACAAAACGCCATCTTTACGAGAAAAGGAACTGAACGTGCGATGCGTTATGCCTTTAATATGGCTAAAACACGTCGTCAGCATGTTACAAGTGCAACAAAATCCAATGGTTTAACTTACAGTATGCCATTTTGGGATGAGGTTTTTGAAGAAGTCGGTAAAGATTATGAAGCGATTGGACAAGCGACGAATCATATTGATGCGCTAGCAGCTTTCCTAGTGATGAAACCAGAAAACTTTGATGTAATCGTTGCTTCTAATTTATTTGGCGATATTTTAACAGATTTAGGTGGAGCTATAATGGGAAGTATCGGTATTGCTCCTGCAGCTAATTTAAATATTGAACGCGAATATCCTTCTATGTTTGAACCTGTGCATGGCTCCGCGCCAGATATAGCGGGTAAGGGAATTGCTAATCCGCTTGGTCAAATATGGACAGGTAAAATGATGCTTGATTTTTTAGGTTATCAAGAGCTCGGTACTAAAGTGTTAAATGCAATGGAGGCGACATTGGCGCAAGGCATAAAAACTGGAGATTTAGGGGGAACTGCTACAATGAGGGAGGTAACGGATGCAATTTTAGCTCAATTATCTCAATGA
- a CDS encoding glycerophosphodiester phosphodiesterase, producing MGKKTKIAIAIAAASAAAWAGSKAISKPQQREGKQALQFDRPIILAHRGGAHLEPEHTMLAFEKSAQLGVDGFEIDIRLTKDEEIIVFHDATVDRTTDGYGSVSEMTLAEINALNHGYQFEDLAGELPYKDKKVDVVTLRELLESYPNMLINIDIKDAPDTYEGSLMPSKLWRLIEELHAEDHVVVTSFYGEQIDRFNLYAQNQVALGAGESDVRKAFASFSSQFGHLYHPKVDVFQIPPKSGVVSLDSPKFIQFLNNLNIPVHYWTINDSVTMSKLINNGAKGIITDRPDIAVELLQEHD from the coding sequence ATGGGTAAGAAAACGAAGATAGCTATTGCAATAGCAGCAGCCAGTGCAGCTGCTTGGGCAGGTAGTAAAGCTATTTCCAAACCTCAACAGCGTGAAGGGAAACAAGCATTACAATTTGATCGCCCGATCATTCTCGCACATCGTGGCGGAGCACATTTAGAACCTGAGCATACAATGCTTGCTTTTGAAAAATCTGCACAATTAGGTGTAGATGGCTTTGAAATAGACATTCGCTTAACTAAAGACGAAGAAATTATTGTCTTCCATGATGCTACCGTAGACCGTACGACTGATGGCTATGGATCCGTATCAGAAATGACATTAGCAGAAATAAACGCATTGAATCATGGCTATCAATTTGAAGACTTAGCAGGTGAGTTACCTTATAAGGATAAAAAAGTTGACGTTGTTACACTACGTGAACTACTAGAAAGCTATCCAAATATGTTAATCAATATTGATATTAAAGATGCACCAGATACGTATGAAGGTAGTTTAATGCCTTCAAAACTATGGCGATTAATAGAAGAACTTCATGCAGAGGATCATGTCGTTGTTACTAGCTTTTATGGTGAACAAATTGACCGTTTTAATTTATATGCGCAAAATCAAGTTGCGCTTGGCGCAGGTGAATCAGATGTACGCAAAGCATTTGCTTCATTCTCAAGTCAATTCGGACATTTATATCATCCAAAAGTAGACGTATTTCAAATTCCTCCAAAATCAGGTGTTGTTTCGCTCGATTCACCAAAGTTTATTCAGTTTTTAAATAACTTAAACATCCCTGTCCATTATTGGACAATTAACGATTCTGTAACGATGAGTAAATTAATTAATAACGGTGCAAAAGGAATTATTACCGATCGACCTGATATTGCAGTTGAATTACTACAAGAACATGATTGA
- a CDS encoding SepM family pheromone-processing serine protease yields MKKKIGFYAVFLVALCFLMLYRLDAYIMKPGSAYDVSKFVSVANNHTDEAGSMSLMTVAMQQATPFSYLWAKTQKYEKIMDIQQVRNPLEDDEEYNIRQLKLMSDSQFNAKYVAFQRAGLETKIHFNGVFVLNVLDGGASDGLLKAGDEITKVDGTDISNQQMLVDLLSTKQIGDKVTIQLLRNQKEQEETITLKEIPQTEQKKAGLGITYAESKSIETNPSVTMHTEDIGGPSAGLMFTLEILNQLLDEDLTKGYAVAGTGEMLIDGTVGRIGGIDYKIIAADRDGMEIFFAPDDEISTEMKAKYPELESNYATAVKTAKEIGTKMKIVPVKTVDDAIAYLKQLKAK; encoded by the coding sequence ATGAAGAAAAAAATTGGTTTTTATGCAGTGTTTTTAGTCGCGCTTTGTTTTTTAATGCTATACCGACTAGACGCGTATATTATGAAGCCTGGAAGTGCATACGATGTAAGTAAATTTGTGAGTGTTGCTAATAATCATACGGATGAAGCGGGCTCAATGAGTTTAATGACAGTTGCTATGCAGCAAGCCACACCGTTTTCGTATCTATGGGCGAAAACGCAAAAATATGAAAAAATAATGGATATTCAACAAGTAAGAAATCCATTAGAGGATGACGAGGAATATAATATCCGACAGTTAAAGTTAATGTCTGACTCTCAATTTAATGCAAAATATGTGGCCTTTCAAAGAGCTGGGTTAGAGACGAAGATACACTTCAATGGTGTATTTGTATTAAATGTCTTAGATGGTGGCGCCTCAGATGGTTTATTAAAAGCTGGTGATGAAATAACAAAAGTGGACGGTACAGATATTTCGAATCAACAAATGCTTGTTGATTTGTTGTCAACAAAACAAATAGGTGACAAAGTGACCATTCAATTATTACGAAATCAAAAAGAACAAGAAGAAACGATTACTTTGAAAGAAATTCCTCAAACAGAGCAAAAAAAAGCTGGGTTAGGTATTACCTATGCAGAAAGTAAGTCGATTGAAACGAATCCAAGTGTCACAATGCATACAGAAGATATTGGTGGTCCTTCAGCAGGTCTTATGTTTACACTGGAAATTTTAAATCAATTATTGGATGAGGATTTAACAAAAGGCTATGCAGTAGCTGGAACTGGTGAAATGCTTATTGATGGAACAGTTGGGCGAATTGGTGGTATTGATTACAAAATCATTGCAGCAGATCGAGATGGCATGGAAATCTTTTTTGCACCTGATGATGAAATCTCAACTGAAATGAAAGCGAAGTATCCTGAATTAGAATCAAATTATGCAACGGCAGTGAAAACGGCTAAAGAGATCGGTACAAAAATGAAAATTGTACCTGTGAAAACGGTCGATGATGCAATTGCGTATTTAAAACAATTAAAGGCTAAATAA
- the coaD gene encoding pantetheine-phosphate adenylyltransferase, with protein MEKIAVVPGSFDPVTFGHLDIIKRAADVFDIVYVAVLNNSSKNPLFSVEERMALMAEVTKELPNVRIESSSGLLIDYAKEKNAKAIVRGLRAVSDFEYEMQITSMNRFLDETIETFFIMTKNQYSFLSSSIVKEVAKYGGNVHELVPACVEQALKEKYGFAK; from the coding sequence TTGGAGAAAATTGCTGTTGTTCCTGGAAGTTTTGATCCTGTTACATTTGGTCACCTAGATATAATTAAGCGTGCAGCTGATGTTTTTGATATTGTCTATGTTGCAGTTTTAAACAATTCATCAAAGAATCCGTTATTTTCTGTAGAGGAACGTATGGCGTTAATGGCAGAAGTGACAAAGGAATTGCCGAATGTACGAATTGAGAGTTCTTCAGGTCTGCTTATTGATTATGCCAAAGAAAAGAACGCAAAAGCGATTGTGCGCGGCCTTCGAGCGGTTTCAGATTTTGAATACGAAATGCAAATTACTTCAATGAACCGCTTTCTTGATGAAACGATTGAAACATTTTTTATCATGACAAAAAATCAATATTCGTTCTTAAGCTCTAGCATTGTGAAAGAAGTAGCGAAGTATGGTGGCAATGTGCATGAACTTGTTCCAGCTTGCGTGGAACAAGCTTTAAAAGAAAAATACGGTTTTGCTAAATAA